From the Patagioenas fasciata isolate bPatFas1 chromosome Z, bPatFas1.hap1, whole genome shotgun sequence genome, one window contains:
- the MAP3K1 gene encoding mitogen-activated protein kinase kinase kinase 1 isoform X3, whose protein sequence is MSSRDMENKETLRGLQKMDDRPEERMIREKLKATCMPAWKHEWLERRSRRGPVVVKPIPGKGDGSEMNKLSLEPQSEGLSTASSPAQKGRRSPSPSSSSSSSSRTVKSESPGVRRKRVSPVPFQSGRITPPRRAPSPDGFSPYSPEETNRRVNKVMRARLYLLQQIGPNSFLIGGDSPDNKYRVFIGPQTCSCGRGTFCIHLLFVMLRVFQLEPSDPMLWRKTLKNFEVESLFQKYHSRRSSRIKAPSRNTIQKFVSRMSNSHTLSSSSTSTSSSENSMKDEEEQMCPICLLGMLDEESLTVCEDGCRNKLHHHCMSIWAEECRRNREPLICPLCRSKWRSHDFYSHELPSPVDSSVLRVVQQQTQQQSTAGSQRRTQDSNFNLTHYGVQQIPSAYKDLAEPWIQVFGMELVGCLFSRNWNIREMALRRLSHDVSGALLLANGESTGNSGSSNGNNTSAGALGAASGSAQTSISGDVVVESCCSVLSMVCADPVYKVYVAALKTLRAMLVYTPCHTLAERTKLQRLLKPVVETILVKCADANSRTSQLSVSTLLEMCKGQAGELAVGREILKSGSIGIGGVEYVLNCILGTQIESSNWQALLGRLCLIDRLLLEFPGDFYPHIVCGDVLQSDTVADRYKKLLSLLTFALQSIDNSHSMVGKLSRRVFLSAARMVARVPHVFLKLLEMLSVTSSSHYARMRRRLMAIADEMEIAEAIQLGMEEMHSGECRHEDFLQLPVPDNSPEATESNTPNNTVQLSGKSGKGLSDKKLSASPEDISEMLAGLAVGLPVSSVTTEQPKPAIQTKGKPHSQYLNSSPSSSHSQSLFPALLSPSNPSVPAGTVADVLKLRPQGFVPCKVPSPSPQTQRKLSLQFQRNCSENKEPDKLSPVFTQARPLPSSHIHRPKPSRPTPSDVNKQGETSKNSMTLDLNDISQCDGNSSSSSNAVIPSEETVFTPVDEKCRLDVNAELNSSIEDLLEASMPTSDGTVTFKSEVAVLSPERAENDDTYKDDVNHNQKCKEKMEAEEEEALAIAMAMSASQDALPIIPQLQVENGEDIIIIQQDTPETLPGHTKAKHHYREDAEWLKGQQIGLGAFSSCYQAQDVGTGTLMAVKQVTYVRNTSSEQEEVVEALREEIRMMSHLNHPNIIRMLGATCEKSNYNLFIEWMAGGSVAHLLSKYGAFKESVIINYTEQLLRGLSYLHENQIIHRDVKGANLLIDSTGHRLRIADFGAAARLASKGTGAGEFQGQLLGTIAFMAPEVLRGQQYGRSCDVWSVGCVVIEMACAKPPWNAEKHSNHLALIFKIASATTAPSIPTHLSPGLKDVTLRCLELQPQDRPPSRELLKHPVFRTTW, encoded by the exons TCGTGACATGGAGAATAAAGAAACCCTCCGGGGGTTGCAGAAGATGGATGACCGCCCAGAAGAGCGCATGATCAGGGAGAAACTCAAGGCAACGTGTATGCCAGCCTGGAAGCATGAATGGCTGGAAAGAAGAAGCAGGAGAGGCCCCGTG GTGGTGAAACCTATTCCTGGGAAAGGAGATGGATCAGAGATGAACAAACTCTCTCTAGAGCCCCAGTCTGAAGGACTAAGCACTGCTTCTTCACCTGCACAGAAAGGAAGACGTAGTCCTTCTCCTAGTAGCTCATCTTCATCATCCTCTAGGACTGTTAAATCTGAATCACCAGGCGTTAGAAGAAAAAGGGTATCTCCAGTGCCT TTTCAGAGTGGACGGATAACACCACCTCGACGAGCCCCATCTCCAGATGGCTTCTCTCCATACAGCCCTGAGGAAACAAATCGTCGTGTCAACAAAGTTATGCGAGCCAGGCTGTACCTGCTGCAGCAGATAGGACCCAACTCTTTCTTAATTGGAGGAGACAGCCCTGATAATAAATACAGAGTGTTTATTGGGCCTCAG ACTTGTAGCTGTGGCCGTGGGACATTCTGTATTCACCTGCTGTTTGTTATGCTGcgtgtgttccagcttgaaccctcAGACCCAATGCTCTGGAGAAAGACACTGAAGAACTTTGAG GTTgagagtttgttccagaaatatcACAGTAGGCGTAGCTCGAGGATCAAAGCTCCATCTCGTAACACCATCCAGAAGTTTGTCTCACGCATGTCAAATTCTCATACATTGTCATCATCTAGTACTTCTACATCTAGCTCAGAAAACAG TATGAAGGATGAAGAAGAACAAATGTGCCCCATTTGCTTGCTAGGCATGCTGGATGAAGAGAGCCTGACGGTGTGTGAAGATGGCTGCAGGAacaagttacaccaccactgcaTGTCAATAT GGGCAGAAGAATGCAGAAGAAACAGAGAGCCACTTATATGTCCTCTTTGCAGATCTAAATGGAGATCTCATGATTTCTACAG TCACGAATTGCCAAGCCCTGTGGATTCTTCTGTTCTCCGTGTGGTTCAGCAACAAACTCAGCAACAATCTACTGCTGGATCACAGAGAAGAACCCAAGATAGCAATTTTAACCTTACTCACTATGGGGTCCAGCAGATCCCTTCTGCCTATAAAGATTTAGCTGAGCCATGGATTCAG GTATTTGGAATGGAGTTAGTTGGCTGCTTGTTTTCTCGAAACTGGAATATACGAGAGATGGCACTTAGACGTCTTTCCCATGATGTTAGTGGTGCCCTATTACTGGCGAATGGTGAAAGCACTGGAAATTCTGGAAGTAGCAATGGAAACAACACAAGTGCTGGAGCTCTGGGAGCAGCTAGTGGGTCAGCTCAGACCAGTATCTCAGGAGATGTGGTGGTGGAATCCTGCTGCAGTGTGCTCTCTATGGTCTGTGCTGACCCTGTCTACAAAGTGTATGTTGCTGCTTTA aAAACTTTAAGAGCCATGCTGGTATATACCCCCTGTCATACTTTAGCAGAGAGGACTAAACTACAGCGACTTCTCAAGCCAGTTGTAGAGACGATATTAGTTAAATGTGCAGATGCCAACAG TCGAACAAGTCAACTTTCTGTTTCAACATTATTGGAGATGTGTAAAGGCCAAGCGGGCGAGCTGGCAGTTGGGAGAGAAATACTTAAATCTG GCTCCATTGGTATTGGTGGTGTTGAATATGTCTTAAATTGTATTCTCGGAACCCAAATTGAATCTAGCAACTGGCAAGCGCTACTGGGGCGACTTTGTCTAATAGACAGACTTCTGTTGGAGTTTCCTGGTGACTTTTATCCCCACATTGTCTGTGGAGATGTTTTACAGTCTGATACCGTCGCAGACAG gtatAAGAAACTTCTCTCCCTCTTAACTTTCGCCTTGCAGTCAATTGATAATTCACACTCAATGGTTGGTAAACTATCACGGAGAGTATTTTTGAGTGCGGCAAGAATGGTGGCAAGAGTGCCCCATGTTTTTCTAAAGCTGTTAGAAATGTTGAGTGTGACGAGCTCATCTCATTATGCAAGGATGCGTCGACGTCTGATGGCGATAGCAGATGAAATGGAAATTGCAGAAGCCATCCAGCTAGGCATGGAAGAAATGCACTCTGGGGAATGTCGACATGAAGACTTTTTACAGTTACCTGTACCAGATAACTCTCCAGAAGCTACAGAAAGTAATACTCCTAACAATACTGTCCAGTTATCAGGGAAAAGTGGGAAGGGTTTAAGTGATAAAAAACTGAGTGCCAGTCCAGAGGACATTTCTGAGATGCTGGCTGGCCTTGCTGTGGGACTTCCTGTTTCATCAGTAACCACTGAGCAACCAAAGCCAGCCattcaaacaaaaggaaaacccCACAGTCAGTATTTGAACTCTTCTCCCTCATCCAGTCATTCCCAGTCACTATTCCCAGCACTTCTGTCTCCTTCAAACCCATCTGTACCAGCTGGCACTGTAGCAGATGTCTTGAAACTCAGACCTCAGGGATTTGTTCCCTGCAAAGTGCCCTCACCTTCTCCTCAAACACAGCGGAAGCTTTCTCTTCAGTTTCAGAGGAATTGTTCTGAAAATAAAGAACCAGATAAACTTTCTCCAGTTTTTACCCAAGCCAGGCCATTGCCATCCAGTCACATACACAGGCCAAAGCCATCACGACCCACCCCAAGTGATGTGAACAAGCAGGGAGAAACCTCAAAAAACAGTATGACACTTGACCTGAATGATATTTCACAGTGTGATGGCAATAGCAGTAGTAGTAGCAATGCAGTTATACCAAGTGAAGAGACGGTGTTCACACCTGTAGATGAGAAATGCCGACTGGATGTTAATGCAGAGCTCAATTCCAGTATTGAGGACCTACTAGAGGCGTCCATGCCAACAAGTGACGGCACAGTTACATTCAAGTCTGAAGTTGCAGTTCTTTCTCCTGAGCGGGCAGAAAATGATGATACTTACAAAGATGATGTAAATCATAATCAAAAATGCAAGGAAAAGATGGAAGCTGAAGAGGAGGAAGCTTTAGCTATTGCTATGGCAATGTCAGCATCTCAAGATGCCCTGCCAATAATTCCCCAACTACAGGTCGAAAATGGTGAAGATATCATAATCATTCAACAAGAT ACACCAGAAACTCTGCCTGGACATACCAAAGCAAAACACCATTACAGGGAAGATGCAGAATGGCTTAAAGGTCAGCAGATTGGTCTTGGAGCTTTCTCTTCCTGTTACCAAGCTCAAGATGTAGGAACAGGGACTTTAATGGCTGTAAAACAG GTGACATATGTCAGGAACACATCATCTGAGCAAGAAGAGGTAGTTGAAGCACTCAGAGAAGAAATAAGGATGATGAGTCATCTGAACCATCCTAACATTATTCGGATGTTGGGTGCTACGTGTGAGAAGAGCAACTATAACCTCTTTATTGAATGGATGGCAG GGGGTTCAGTTGCTCATTTGTTAAGTAAATATGGAGCCTTCAAAGAATCAGTTATTATTAATTACACAGAACAACTGTTACGTGGCCTTTCTTACCTCCATGAAAATCAGATAATCCACAGAGATGTTAAAG GTGCCAATTTGCTAATTGACAGCACAGGTCATAGATTAAGAATTGCTGATTTTGGAGCTGCAGCCAGGTTGGCATCAAAAGGAACTGGTGCTGGGGAGTTTCAGGGACAGTTGTTGGGAACTATTGCATTTATGGCACCGGAG GTTCTGAGAGGACAGCAATATGGTAGGAGCTGTGATGTGTGGAGCGTTGGCTGTGTTGTTATAGAAATGGCTTGTGCTAAACCTCCCTGGAATGCAGAGAAACACTCCAATCATCTTGCCCTGATATTTAAG